One window from the genome of Thalassospira xiamenensis M-5 = DSM 17429 encodes:
- a CDS encoding MFS transporter, which yields MSKDLPPETSTHAAPIEVPGNPDLSGGAVAHKGWRNPEVLLIFMAAAMPLSFSTWMALLNNFSVEMADFTGREIGILQSLREIPGFMAFTAIFVLIILREQTFALISLLVLGIGVAISGYFPTVVGLYCTTVLMSIGFHYFETMQQALSLQWVKKDRTAMVMGRQLSAKSLSSLVMFGIVWAMLELLDVEYRYVYLFGGALTIIAALFAWMAFPKFADAHPQTKKLILRKRYWLYYALTFMSGARRQIFTVFAGFLMVEKFGYDAATITLLFLLNHAINMVMAPKIGKLIGKWGERKALTFEYIGLFIVFVSYAFVESDKLAGALYVIDHLFFAMAIAIKTYFQKIADPADISSTAGVSFTINHIAAVFIPVAFGLLWLISPSAVFLAGAAMALVSLVLALNVPDDPEPGNEVVMGYKSDQPVLRPAE from the coding sequence ATGTCCAAGGATTTACCACCGGAAACAAGCACCCATGCCGCCCCCATCGAGGTGCCGGGCAATCCCGATCTGTCGGGTGGGGCGGTTGCGCACAAGGGATGGCGCAACCCGGAAGTGTTGCTGATTTTCATGGCGGCTGCGATGCCGTTGTCGTTTTCGACCTGGATGGCGTTGTTAAACAACTTTTCGGTCGAGATGGCGGATTTTACCGGTCGCGAGATCGGGATTTTGCAGTCGTTGCGCGAAATTCCGGGCTTTATGGCCTTCACCGCGATTTTCGTCCTCATCATCCTGCGCGAACAGACCTTTGCCCTGATTTCGCTGCTGGTGTTGGGGATTGGGGTGGCGATTTCTGGCTATTTCCCCACCGTTGTCGGGCTTTATTGCACCACGGTCCTGATGTCGATCGGGTTCCATTATTTTGAAACCATGCAGCAGGCATTGTCGTTGCAATGGGTGAAAAAGGACCGCACCGCGATGGTGATGGGCCGACAGCTTTCGGCGAAATCGTTATCGTCGCTGGTGATGTTTGGCATTGTCTGGGCGATGCTGGAACTTCTCGATGTCGAATATCGCTATGTCTATCTGTTTGGCGGGGCCTTGACGATTATTGCCGCGCTGTTTGCCTGGATGGCGTTCCCGAAATTTGCCGATGCCCACCCGCAGACCAAGAAACTGATCCTGCGTAAACGGTACTGGCTTTATTACGCCCTGACCTTCATGAGCGGGGCACGCCGCCAGATTTTCACCGTGTTTGCCGGGTTCCTGATGGTCGAGAAGTTTGGTTATGATGCCGCCACCATTACGCTTCTGTTCCTTCTGAACCATGCGATCAATATGGTGATGGCCCCCAAGATCGGGAAGCTGATCGGCAAGTGGGGCGAACGCAAGGCCCTGACATTTGAATATATAGGTCTGTTCATTGTATTTGTGTCTTATGCCTTTGTCGAAAGCGACAAGCTGGCCGGGGCGCTTTATGTCATCGATCATCTGTTCTTTGCGATGGCGATTGCGATCAAAACCTATTTCCAGAAGATCGCCGACCCGGCCGACATTTCATCGACGGCGGGTGTCAGCTTTACCATCAACCATATTGCCGCAGTGTTCATTCCGGTGGCGTTCGGGTTGTTGTGGCTGATTTCGCCGTCAGCGGTGTTTCTGGCCGGGGCGGCGATGGCGCTGGTGTCACTGGTCCTGGCGCTGAATGTGCCCGATGACCCGGAGCCGGGGAACGAGGTGGTTATGGGATACAAGTCCGATCAACCGGTGCTGCGCCCGGCAGAATAG